GGCTGTAGCGGGGCATATACAAGAGGGTGATTGTTACTCAGTTACACTTTCATCATCTCCGGATTGCTGGCGCGTGTAAAGTTCCGTGTAGTATCCATTCAATGACAATAATTCATCATGCGTACCTTCTTCAATGATCTTTCCTTCATCCAGTACAATGATCTTATCGAATTCAAACAAGGAGAATATACGGTGCGTAATGATAATAGCAGTTTTATTTTTCAGATAGGCGTACAGGTTACCAATGATCTCTTTTTCTGTACGGGCATCTACCGCAGAAAGGCAATCATCAAAAATAAGGATATCAGGATCTTTGATCAATGCACGGGCTATAGAAATCCGTTGCTTCTGTCCTCCGCTGAGTGTAACACCCCGCTCTCCTATTGCCGTATCAAAACCTTCGTTGAAGCCAAGAATATCTTTCTCTACAGATGCTTGCCTGGCGGCCTTTTGCACAGCCTGCAAGTTAGCCGACGGATCACCAAAACGAATATTATTGGCTACGCTGTCTGAAAACAGAAATACATCCTGCGGCACATAACTGATCTGTGAGCGCAGGTGTTCCAGGTGCAGGTAGCGCACATCATGTTCATCCAGCATTACCTTTCCTTCCTGCGGATCGTACATGCGGATGAGCAGTTGTGCCAGCGTACTTTTACCGGAACCGGTTCTGCCGATCACGGCTACTTTCTGTCCGGGTGCAATATGCAGGTTCATGTGGCTGATAGCGGTAATACCGGTATGCGGATACGTAAACGTTACATCTTTCAGGTTTACCCCACCTTTGAGCGGAACTGTTTTAGCAGCAGGATCGTCCTGGATCACTGGCTGTGTCTGTAAAAATTCGTTTATGCGTTGCTGTGAGGCAGCGGCCCGCTGGATCATCGATGCCACCATCCCGATAGAAAAGAACGGGAACATCAGCATGTTTACATAGATTACAAATTCCGCGAGGTTACCCACCGTGATGTTGCCCTCTATCACCTGGATGCCTCCGATGAAAATTGTCAGGATCACACTCAATCCTATCATAAGCGCCATGGTAGGCTGAAACAAGGCATCTGTTTTGGCCAGACTGATGGAGCTTTGTTTATAGGCTTCGCTGGCGCGCTCAAAATGTCCGGTACTCGCATCTTCCTGTACATAGGATTTTATAACCCTGATACCGGAATAAGACTCTTGCGCAATGGAAGTAATGTTTGACAATTCAGCCTGTATCCGTTCACTTTTGCGATGGATGATACGGTTAACATAATAGATGGTGAGCGCCAGCAATGGCAGCGGTGAAAGCGTATACAAGGTAAGCAACGGATTCACCTGCAACATCAGGTACACAATCACCACGATCAGTAATAAAGTTCGGGATGCATACATGATAGCGGGTCCTGCGTACATGCGTACCCGTGATACATCTTCTGTAATACGACTCATCAGATCACCGGTGCGGTGCATCTTAAAAAAATTCAGGTCGAGCTGCTGATAGTGCTGATAAATTGCATTCTTCAGCTCATACTCAATATGACGACTCATTACAATGAGCGTTTGTCTTTGCAGGAAGAGAAAAAATCCACTAAGCAAGGCAAAAATGAGGATGCTCACCCCATAAAACGCCAGTACACGCGAGAAATCCGCCCGGAAAAGACTTTTTAGGCCGGTATCACTCATCACACGATATTCATCCAGGTTATGCGATAGCAGGTCAAAAATCTGACGCACCATGATAGGCTGAAAAACACTAAACCCAATGGACACCGCAGTGAATAACAACCCCAGGATCAGGCGCCATTTATTAGCCAGGAAATATTTATTCAGTGCAGCAAGATGTTTCAATTGCAATTAGTTTACGTACAAAAATAGGCATTTGTTTCACGTAAAAACACAAAGAAGCGCAAAGGCGTAAAGGTTATTTATAATTTCTTATATAAACCTTCGCGCCTTTACGCTCCTTTACTATACTACGTATAGCTTACAAACTTTTCAGTGCGGTCACGATCTTAGTCGTTGCATCTGCAGCAGCTACATCTTCCTTCACAAAAGGCTGACCAGTGATATTTTCAAACAGCTCGATATAGCGTTCACTTACACTTTTCACAAATTCATCGGTCATTTCAGGAACCTTTTGTCCGTCCTTGCCCTGGAAACCGTTTTCCATCAGCCATTCACGCACAAATTCTTTGCTCAGTTGTTTCTGTTGCTGACCGGCTTTCTGATTTTCTTCGTAGCCTTCTGCATAGAAGTAACGGGAAGAATCAGGAGTGTGAATTTCGTCAATCACATAAATGGTGCTGCCTATCTTGCCAAATTCATATTTGGTATCCACGAGGATCAGACCACGTTTGGCGGCCATTTCCTTGCCTCTTTCGAATAAGGCCAGTGTATATTTCTCCAACTGTTCATATTCTTCTTTGCTCACAAGGCCCTGTGCAACGATTTCATCGCGGGAAATATCTTCATCATGTCCTTCATGTGCTTTTGTGGTGGGTGTGATGATAGGCGTAGGAAAGAAATCATTTTCCTTCATGCCTTCGGGCATTGTAACGCCGCAGAGTACACGTTCTCCACTTTTGTACGTTCTCCAGGCATGCCCGGTAAGGTTGCCACGTACCACCATTTCCACGGGGAAAGTTTCGCATTTCAGCCCTATTGTTACGTTAGGCAGTGGCGTTGCTTTTACCCAGTTAGGAACAATGTCTTTGGTCGCTTCCAGCATGATGGCGGCTACCTGGTTCAACACCTGTCCTTTGTAAGGAATAGGGCGTGGTAAAACTACATCAAACGCGGAGATACGATCGCTCACTACCATTACCATCAGCCTGTCTTCGATGGTATATACATCGCGTACTTTTCCTTTATAGAAGGCAGTCTGACCGGGGAATTTGATATTTGACTCTGACATGAAATAAAAATAATTAAAGATTAAAAATCACCATTACGAGGTGCAAAAGTAACTATGATTCACCTGATTTTTGTTGTTATCCTGATTTTATTTTTTATCAGGGGGAGATGATTATGCCGGAGATGACAACTGGCGGCTGTTACCGGCGTATGGTCGCAGCAGGCTGATGATTACTTCATTCTCCGGATACGGTGTCAGGTATTCCCTGAACAGGGCGGCATCTTCCGTATTGATGTGCAATGGAACGTAGCCCATTCCATAGAAGCGGCCTTTCTCCATCAGGATGCAGCTTCGTTCACCACTGTTGCGACCTTTGTCGAAGATGGTTACCGAAGGTTGCTGTTCCTGTAAAAATGAGATGGCTGCTTTCACGCGCTCATTATAGCTTTGGGGGGCTTCTGCTTTTTCACAGGCGCCATGACAGGTGGCGGCAGTAATACCAACACAGGTGCCATTGCCTTTTTGCAGGAAGCATAGTTTAGGACACAGTTCAAACTCCCTGATCAGTGTGCGCAGCAGGCGCTGTCCGTCTATCAGCAAATTAAAGCTGTGCAGTGGATGCGAATATTTACGTTTCTTTTCAATCGCCAGCCGGAGATAGCCTTGCTGGTCCTCAAATAAATAGAAGCCATACCGGAATTCCATCCTTTTCTGTGCATAGTTATACGCCGGCCAAAGCCGCTTTATTTCAACAGATTCCAGGATACCGGCCATGAGTTCCGTACCTGTTTCCTGGAAGGTAATGTTATGGATCGTCCGCAGGAAATTTTGCCGCTGCCGGCTGCTGCTGTGGCCTGTAAAGTGGCTATTGACGCGCTTTTTAAGATCCTTTGCCTTACCCACATATACCACCTTTCCTTTATTATCATGGAAATAATACACCCCGGAGGTATCTGGCAGCGCCTTCACCACGTCGGGCGACAGGTTTGGCGGCAGGAACTGTTCTTTGGAACCTGCTTTCAGGGCGGCGGCAATCGCTTTCTGTGTATCATTTTCCAACATCCTGGCAAACAGGCGTACGGTGGCTTCCGCATCGCCGGAGGCGCGGTGGCGGCCATTTACCGTAATACCCATCTGTTTACAGAAATTCCCCAGGCTGTAAGATTTCAGTCCCGGAAAAATTTTGCGGCCCAGTCTTACCGTACAAAGCTTTTTCGCCTGCAGGTCATACCCCGCTGCTGCCAGGTGATGCTTTATAAAAGAATAGTCAAAGTTTACGTTGTGCGCCACAAAGATCCGGTCGCGCAACAGCGCATGAATGAGTGGCGCTACCGCTTCAAATGGCGGTGCATCTTCCACCATGCTGTTGGTGATCCCGGTTAAAGAAGTGATGTAATAAGGAATATGAATGCGCGGGTTAATCAGCGTTTGATAGTGTTGGGTGATTTCCTTACCGTCAAACAAAAAAATGGCGACCTCTGTTATGCCGTGGGCGGCTGCATGGCCACCTGTTGTTTCTATATCTACAATTGCGTACACGTTACAAAGATACAGGTTGTTGTTGCTTATTCAATCTCCTTAATCCTAATAAAGCCAGGAACACATAAAATGCCCATAGCAGCAGCAGGTGGATCAGGGGACCGCTATTATCGTGCAGGTTGCCACCCGTCTGTACGATGGATGTGTACAACTTCAGGAAGGGCGTAGTAGGCACCATGGAAGACACCCATTGCAAGGGTACCGGCAGGGATTCATAAGGCCAGGCAAAGCCGCTGATCAGGAAAATGGGATAGGTAGAAAAAGCCATCAGCTGGGCCGCCAGCAACTGGCTGCCAAAGAGGGTGCCCAACCAAATACCCAGCGGAATCAACGCTAGTATAAAAACGGTGAAAGCGATCCCCACATCCAGCGGATGCCCCCGGAAAGGAATATCCAGTGTGCGGTAGTTGACCGTCATAAAAAAGGCGGCGTAGGCCAGGAACAGCAACAGGTAAAAAGGTCCCTTTCCCCACAAGGTGGCGGAAAGGCCGCCACCAGCCATGCTTACCAGCTTCGGTATCTGCCGCTGCTGTTTATCCAGGGCCACACTTCCGGCCAATCCGATGAGCAGGGTTTGTTGCAGGATCAGTGCCAGCAGGCCGGGAAGCAGAAATGCGCCGTAGCTGGATCGTTCATTATACAATGGGCGGTAGTCCACATTTACCGGCATCGCTTCCTGCATGGCCATTTCGGAATTGAGTCCTTTCATTTCATGGTATTTCAGACGCACCCCGGCGCCTACCACCATACCGATCTGTGTAACCGCTCCGGCCAGTTCACTGGAAGGCAGGAAGCGGGCAGCATTGACCGCCAGCACTACATCGGCCTGTTGCAGGGCCAACACACTGGTTTGCATTCCTTTGGGGATATAGAGATAACCCTGCGCTTCCCCGGTATACATTTTATGTTGCGCCTCTTCCAGGCTGCCCGTCCTGATCACCGCCACGATCTGCAGGTTGTTGAGCTGTTCTATGTAGGCGCGCGACATCTCACTTTTATCATCATCTGTTACAGCCAGCTCTACTTTCTCTTCCACTTTATAAGAATAGATACTGCCATAGAAAAAAGCATAGAACAAAGGCGCCAGTAATAAGGTCAGCAACAGGCTGTGATCCGTAGCTATCAGCTTTATTTCCCGCAGGAACAAACGACCTATATGACGGATAAAATCAGGCATGCTGCAATTTTAGTTTATTCAGTTTCCGCTGAAAAAAGAAGATCGCCAGCGGCAGGGTGATGATCACGAATAATAACATGAGCCCCATTTCGCGGTAAACGAAGCGCAGGGGTAGTTCCATAAAATACACTTTAACAAATGCATCCAGGAAAGGTGTAAAGGGCATGATCATCGCATAGTATTGATCATACCAGGGCATGCCCCAGCGGGGAAACGTAAAGCCGCTGAATACAAACGCCGGCGAGGTATAGAACAGGCCCAGGTCACAGGCTATCATCACATCATCTACGATCGCCGAAACCATGGTGCCGATACTGATACAGGCCAGCAGCAGTAATGTAAAAATGAAGAACAGTCCCCAGGAGGAGCCGATGATGCCCCCGCCAAAAATGGGAAAGATGATACAGGTAACCAGGATATAATTGAGCCAGCCAACGCTCAGATGCGCCAAAGCCTTACCTGTTATGGCATTGGAGGCAGAGCCGTTTGCCAGTGTATACAGCTCCGTTAGGGTGCCTGTTTTACTTTCATAGTTCAGCACCAGGATAGCCACCATGATCACCATCATTTGTAAGGCCACGGCTATCAGTCCTGGCGCCAGGTATTGCTGGTAATCATACTGCGGATTGTACAACATAAAAGAATGCAGCTTCACCGGCATCACCAGTGCCATGGCCTTTCCTGCGGGCATGCCTGTTTTTACCAGCTTCTGCAACTGTACTCCGGCGCCGGCGGTTATCAATACCTGGGCGGCATCTTTATAAATTAATTTCGCAGTAACCACCGCGGCTGTATTTGTATACACCGTGATATAAACCGGTTGCCTGCTTTTAATATGTTCATCCATGCGGCGGGGGAAATGCACGGCTGCCGCCACTACCCCACTTTTCATCATAGCTTCCAACTCCGCCTGGCTGTTTACCTGTTGTGTGATGTGAATACTTTCCGTTTGTTCCAGCATAAACATAAACTGCCGCGACAAAGGTGAGCGCGCCTCGTCCCATATAGCAACAGGCAGGTCTTTTGCGAACTTCCCGTTATAGATGTAGGCATATAAAAAACATACGATAACCGGCAATACCAGCAATACCAGGTAATGCACCGGAAGCGTCAGTATCCGCTTCCATTCGCGCACAGTGATCTTGAGTATGGAACGCATCATGGCATTTGCATGGAGGCCGTCATACCGGGGCGCAATCCCTGCAAGGCCGACTGGTTAACGGGTTTACAATCCACTGTAAAAGTGCGCAGTTCAAATTTCCCTTTTTCTTTTACCGGTACCCAATTGGCGAAAGTGAGCGATGGCGATACTTTAGCTACCACGGCTTCAAATTTCTCTGGTACA
The Chitinophaga sp. MM2321 DNA segment above includes these coding regions:
- a CDS encoding phosphoribosylaminoimidazolesuccinocarboxamide synthase; this translates as MSESNIKFPGQTAFYKGKVRDVYTIEDRLMVMVVSDRISAFDVVLPRPIPYKGQVLNQVAAIMLEATKDIVPNWVKATPLPNVTIGLKCETFPVEMVVRGNLTGHAWRTYKSGERVLCGVTMPEGMKENDFFPTPIITPTTKAHEGHDEDISRDEIVAQGLVSKEEYEQLEKYTLALFERGKEMAAKRGLILVDTKYEFGKIGSTIYVIDEIHTPDSSRYFYAEGYEENQKAGQQQKQLSKEFVREWLMENGFQGKDGQKVPEMTDEFVKSVSERYIELFENITGQPFVKEDVAAADATTKIVTALKSL
- a CDS encoding exonuclease domain-containing protein, with the translated sequence MYAIVDIETTGGHAAAHGITEVAIFLFDGKEITQHYQTLINPRIHIPYYITSLTGITNSMVEDAPPFEAVAPLIHALLRDRIFVAHNVNFDYSFIKHHLAAAGYDLQAKKLCTVRLGRKIFPGLKSYSLGNFCKQMGITVNGRHRASGDAEATVRLFARMLENDTQKAIAAALKAGSKEQFLPPNLSPDVVKALPDTSGVYYFHDNKGKVVYVGKAKDLKKRVNSHFTGHSSSRQRQNFLRTIHNITFQETGTELMAGILESVEIKRLWPAYNYAQKRMEFRYGFYLFEDQQGYLRLAIEKKRKYSHPLHSFNLLIDGQRLLRTLIREFELCPKLCFLQKGNGTCVGITAATCHGACEKAEAPQSYNERVKAAISFLQEQQPSVTIFDKGRNSGERSCILMEKGRFYGMGYVPLHINTEDAALFREYLTPYPENEVIISLLRPYAGNSRQLSSPA
- a CDS encoding ABC transporter ATP-binding protein — encoded protein: MKHLAALNKYFLANKWRLILGLLFTAVSIGFSVFQPIMVRQIFDLLSHNLDEYRVMSDTGLKSLFRADFSRVLAFYGVSILIFALLSGFFLFLQRQTLIVMSRHIEYELKNAIYQHYQQLDLNFFKMHRTGDLMSRITEDVSRVRMYAGPAIMYASRTLLLIVVIVYLMLQVNPLLTLYTLSPLPLLALTIYYVNRIIHRKSERIQAELSNITSIAQESYSGIRVIKSYVQEDASTGHFERASEAYKQSSISLAKTDALFQPTMALMIGLSVILTIFIGGIQVIEGNITVGNLAEFVIYVNMLMFPFFSIGMVASMIQRAAASQQRINEFLQTQPVIQDDPAAKTVPLKGGVNLKDVTFTYPHTGITAISHMNLHIAPGQKVAVIGRTGSGKSTLAQLLIRMYDPQEGKVMLDEHDVRYLHLEHLRSQISYVPQDVFLFSDSVANNIRFGDPSANLQAVQKAARQASVEKDILGFNEGFDTAIGERGVTLSGGQKQRISIARALIKDPDILIFDDCLSAVDARTEKEIIGNLYAYLKNKTAIIITHRIFSLFEFDKIIVLDEGKIIEEGTHDELLSLNGYYTELYTRQQSGDDESVTE
- a CDS encoding ABC transporter permease, yielding MPDFIRHIGRLFLREIKLIATDHSLLLTLLLAPLFYAFFYGSIYSYKVEEKVELAVTDDDKSEMSRAYIEQLNNLQIVAVIRTGSLEEAQHKMYTGEAQGYLYIPKGMQTSVLALQQADVVLAVNAARFLPSSELAGAVTQIGMVVGAGVRLKYHEMKGLNSEMAMQEAMPVNVDYRPLYNERSSYGAFLLPGLLALILQQTLLIGLAGSVALDKQQRQIPKLVSMAGGGLSATLWGKGPFYLLLFLAYAAFFMTVNYRTLDIPFRGHPLDVGIAFTVFILALIPLGIWLGTLFGSQLLAAQLMAFSTYPIFLISGFAWPYESLPVPLQWVSSMVPTTPFLKLYTSIVQTGGNLHDNSGPLIHLLLLWAFYVFLALLGLRRLNKQQQPVSL
- a CDS encoding ABC transporter permease produces the protein MMRSILKITVREWKRILTLPVHYLVLLVLPVIVCFLYAYIYNGKFAKDLPVAIWDEARSPLSRQFMFMLEQTESIHITQQVNSQAELEAMMKSGVVAAAVHFPRRMDEHIKSRQPVYITVYTNTAAVVTAKLIYKDAAQVLITAGAGVQLQKLVKTGMPAGKAMALVMPVKLHSFMLYNPQYDYQQYLAPGLIAVALQMMVIMVAILVLNYESKTGTLTELYTLANGSASNAITGKALAHLSVGWLNYILVTCIIFPIFGGGIIGSSWGLFFIFTLLLLACISIGTMVSAIVDDVMIACDLGLFYTSPAFVFSGFTFPRWGMPWYDQYYAMIMPFTPFLDAFVKVYFMELPLRFVYREMGLMLLFVIITLPLAIFFFQRKLNKLKLQHA